CCCGAGTCATGGACCATCGAGAAGTTTGAGGCGTATGGCAAGGCGTTCGTCGAAAAAGCCAACGCGGACAACCCGACCCGCCGGCGGTTCGTCGCCCGTGACATCCCGCTCGACGTGCTCTACCGCAGCTACGGCATCGACCTGTTCAATGAAACGCTCACCGGTGCGGGGATTGATGATTACGCGCTCACGCCTGACGGGTTGGCGACCGAACGCGGGTACGTCCGGGCGTTGGAGTTGACCTACAAGTGGCAGCGGGTCGATCGCATCATGCCGACCGCAAGTGAGATCGCCGCGATGAACACCGAGGGCGGTTACGGCGGCGCGGCACTGGCGTCGTTCGAGCGGGGCGACTTCCTGATCAGCAACTCCGGACGATGGGAGCTGATCAAGATGCGCGAGACCAACAAGCTCCGCGTCCGGCGTCTGGAAACCAAGCTCGATGGCCTTGCTGACGCGGGCTACCCACGGTTGCGGGACATCTGGGAAGCTCAGGGCGTCGTCGCGCTGTTCGACGAGATCGAACGGCTCGAAGCGAGCGGCGTCGTGTTCGACCAAGCCCTTCGCCCTGACCCGCTTGCCGACGGGCCGCTGGTGCTGAACACGGTGCAATATCCCTACAGGTTCCTGCCCAACGCCGCGCTCGGAACGCGGGCCGCGGTCGTGTACACCGGCAGCGATCACAAGGAACTGGCCACGCTGTTCCTCGCGTTCCTGGCCAGCGAGGAGTACAACGCCAACATCGTCGCCGACGCCGACGGGCTTCCGCCCAACCCGGCGTACACCGATTCCGAAGCGTTCCTGCGCCCGGCCGAGGATCCGGACCTTGGCGTCTACTCCGAGACCGAGTGGAAGCTGCACGAGGCTTGGCTCGATGATGTGCAAGGCATCGCGATCGGCAAGACCTACAGCCCGTACGTGCTCTACCGCGAGGCGGAGCGTGAGTTGGGTCGGCCGCGCGACGAGTTCTACGAAGGCATCGGCACTGTCGAACGGGCCGCCGATCTCTCCGCCGCTCGGCTCGACCGACTCATCGCCACCAACGTTTCCAAACTCGAGCCCGACGATCCGCTCCGCGACCAGTACGCCGAAGGGCTCGAGACACAGAAGAAGATCGACGCGCTCAAAGCGGCCGGCAAGCCCATCCCGGCCGAGTGGATCAGCAACCCGTTCTTCACCCGCTACTACCGGGAGATCGGTATGCTCGACGAATCCGGGTCCGCCATCGAAACACCCGCCGTCGAAACGGAGACCCACTGATGCCGACCGAGCAAGTGGAAGGGATGCTGACCGACGCCGGAGGCAAGCCGCGCGACCCCATCGAGCAAGGCACGCAGTCCCCGCGCGTGTCCGACACCAAGCGCCTCGCGACCGGCTTGGCGTTCATCACGCCCAACATTCTCGGCTTCCTCGCGTTCACGCTGTTGCCGTTGCTCTTCGCGATGGGGCTCGCGTTTACCAACTGGGACCTGCGGCTGCACAACGACATGCGGGTCGAGCAGTTCGGCGAGGCGCCGCTGAAGTTCGTCGGCCTCGACAACTTTCGCGACCTGCTCTTCGAGCCGACGCTGCCCGGGCAACCGGGGATGGTCTTCGGGCTCGTCGACGGATGGACGTGGAACAACAGTTTCTGGAAGTACCTGGGAAACACGCTGTTCTTCATGATGGCCACGCCGTTCGCGATCGGGCTGTCGCTGCTCTCGGCGATGTTGCTCAGTAAGGACCTGTCAGGTGGCAACGCGCGGAACAAACGCCGCATGCTCATCGGCGGGGCGATGGTCGCGGGTGTCCTGCTCATGGTCGGCGGCACGCTTACGGTCATGCGACTCGGATCGCCGATGAACGGGATGATTCTTCTGTTCTGCGCCGCCGCGGCGACGATCATCGTGCTCGGGACGACCGTCGGGCAGACGGTGTACCGCACGATCTTTTACCTCCCGCACTTCGTGGCCGGTGTCGCGACGTTCCTGCTTTGGAAGAAGCTGTTCAATCCCGAGTACGGCCCGCTGACGATGGCGCTTCGGCCGATCCTCGATCGGATGACCGCCTTCATCAACGCCGCGCCCTGGCTGCCGCTGACGCTCATGTGGGTCACGCTCGGACTCGGGGCGGCGATCTCGTTTTTCGGATTCGCCAAGCTACGCAAGGATTACGTCGAGGGCGACCTGGGTTGGCGTTCGGCGATCATTCCGTTCGGCGTCATGCTCCTGCCGGCGTTGCTGATCTTTTCCTGGTACGACCCGTTGGCCGAGGGGACCGCGATGGCCGCGCGGGTGGCGGTTCTGCTGTACATGGCCGCAGTGTTCGCGGCGTTGGTCCACGCGATCATCTACATGGCCGGCGGACAGGAGATCGCGTGCAAGAGTGTCGAGGGCGGGGGCAGTGCGTTCATGTTCGCGGCGGTGATGCTCGTCGGGCAGTTGGTGCTCATCGGGTTGACGGCGACGTTACTGCAGTTGCCGAGCTGGGCCGCCGAGCCCGCGGGCCTGGAGCCGCCCAAGTGGCTCGCCGACGTGCACTGGGCCAAGCCGAGCATCATGTTCATGGGCATGTGGGCGGCGATCGGTGGCAACACGATGCTGCTCTACATCGCCGCGCTGACCAACGTCCCGCAGGAGCTCTACGAAGCCAGCGAGATCGACGGGGCCGGGCGATTCGGCAAGTTCTGGAACGTCACTTGGCCGCAGCTTGCGCCCACGACCTTCTTCATCGTCGTGATGGCGGTGATCGGCGGGTTGCAGGGCGGCTTCGAGATGGCCCGCGTCATGACCGGCGGCGGACCAGCCGGCCAGACCACCACCGTCAGCTATTACATCTTCCAGGAAGGTTTCGAGACCGGCAAGCTCGCCTACTCCTCGGCGATCGCCTGGTTCCTGTTCTTCCTCGTGTTCACCGTCACCGTCTTCAACTGGCGTTTCGGCAACCGCTACGTCAACGACTAAGCCCATGAGCCTCACCGGACCAAGAGTCGGACAATCCACCGAGCCGGGCACGCTGATCGACGACGCGGCGTTGACCGAGCAGGCCGACCTGCGCGATCAGGAGCCGCCGGTGCAGATGGACAAGCCCATCGGCGACCTGTTCCGCACCAGCGGGCTGCACCTGCTGTTGGCGTTCCTGTCGCTGATCATTTCGCTGCCGTTCCTGTGGATGGTGCTCACGTCGCTCAAGACGGTTGCGGAGGTCGACTACACGACGTGGATCCCGGAAGTGCCGCAGTGGCGTAACTACCTGGATGTCTTCGATCACAACAACCCGGACCCGAACCGCCAGGGCGTGAAGTTGCACCTGTTCTTCCGCAACAGCTTTTTCGTCGCGGCGTGGGTGACGTTCCTGCAGGTGATCACCAGCGCGTTCGCGGCGTTCAGCTTCGCCCGGCTCAAATGGCCCGGACGCGACAAGGTCTTTCTGCTCTACCTCGCGACCATGATGCTGCCCGGGCTCATCATGAGCATCCCCAACTACCAGATCATGATCGAGTTGGGTTTGGTCGACACATTGCCCGGGCTGATCATCCCCGCCGCGTTCAGTGCGTTCGGGACGTTCCTGCTGCGACAGTTCATGCTCACCATCCCGGCGAGCCTCGATGAGGCGGCCGAGATCGACGGCGCGGGCAAGCTGCGGTTGTTCTTCGACATCATCCTGCCGCTGAGCCGGCCGGGGATCATCACGCTGGCGATCTTCACGTTCATGGGCAACTACAACTCGTTCTTCTGGCCGCTGGTCATGATCAAGAGCGAGGAAAAATACCCGCTACAAGTCGGTCTGCTCTTCTTCGAAAGCTCGCGCGGCAGCAGCACGCACCTGTTGATGGCGGCCGTGACGTTGAGCGTGGTGCCGCTGATCATCCTGTTCGTCGCGGCCCAGAAATACCTCGTCAAGGGCATTCAACTGGGTGCGGTGAAGGGTTGAGCGTTCGGAAGAACGCGGGTTTCTCTAACCGCAACCTCGTGCATCGTTTCGTATACTCATGGCGACGATGCACACGCTGACTCACATTTTCTCAGGCATGCCGCGGGCGCTGGTGTTCGCTGTGCTGATTCTGCTGGCGGTTTTGATTCTGCGGAAGGTCTTCGGCGGACCCGAAACCGATCCGTCGGCCGGGCCCCCAAAACGTGGCCGACGCGTCTGCGGCAACTGCGCCACCGCTCATCCCGGTTTCGCGAAGTACTGCCGCCGCTGCGGTAAGCACCTGTAACCACGCCAAAGTCACGGCAACTGCGTGCCGCTGTCGAGGTGCGTTGGGACGCCGTCGGGAAACCTCCGGGCGACCCACGCCTCGATCGCCTTGATGCGGTCCTCGGGGTACGGGTGGGTCTGCATAAACTGCGGCCCGCGCGGGCCATCGCCGCTGGCTTCCCGGAGCGTTTGCATGACGCCGATCATTTCGCGTGGGTCGTAGCCCGCGTCGACCATCATCTCCAAGCCCCATGCGTCGGACTCGAGCTCTTGGTCGCGGCTGTAGCTGCTTTGGATCACGCCGTTGACGACTTGGCCGATCTGCGCGGCGGAGTAGTCGCCCGTCCCGACGACCGCCGCCTGCGTGAGACCTTGCCCGAGCTTCTCCTTCGCCATGCGTTGGGCACCGTGGCGCTCGATGACGTGGCCGATCTCGTGGCCGAGCACCCCGGCGATCTGCGCCTCGTTGTCCAGCTTGTCGAACAGCGCTTCGGTCATGAACACCGGACCGCCGGGCAGGGCGAACGCGTTGATGGTTTGATCGTCTTCGAGCAGCGTGAAGGTGAAACGCCACGGGATGCCTTCCTGATCGAGCCGCGACTGGATGCCAGAGCGATCGAGCAGAACCTGACCGACGGTGTCGAGGAACTCCGCCTTGGGGCTGCGCGGCCCGTGCGCCCCGCCCATCTGGTTGATCATTTGCGGCTTCGACTGGTACCCGAGCGCGACTTCCTGTTCTTCGGTCAGGCCGACGCGTTGGGTCTTTCCGGTGATCGGGTTTTCGTCCCCGCTCATGAGAAAGCCGACGATCGCGAAGAGCGCGATCGCGCCGGCGATGAGCAGCCGGCCCTTGGCCATCGAGCCAAAGCCCGGCCGGCGCGGGCGACGCCGGCCACCGGTGGGGAAGCGGAAGGTCATGCGGGCATGGTACCGCGCGGCGACATTTGCGAAACGCGATGCGACGCCGGCTTCATTCGGTCTTGCCCGCGTGCTCCATCCCAGCGGCCGTGTCGCTCAGCCATTGGTGAGCTTTCTCGCAGGCGTAGTCGACGGCGATGCAGCTTCGGTAGGCGTCGATGCGGCGACGCGGGTCGGGCGTGGCCTTGGCGGCGGCCAGGAAGGGGGCGTGGAGCTTTTCCCACACCGCCATTGTCGCGGCGAACGTCTCGGTGTTGCCCTCACGCCGGCCTTTGGGCAGGTCGTCGGCGTGCATCAGTACACTGTGCGGCGGGAGCTTGGCGAACAACGCGTCCGGCGACCACGTCGAATCCTCGTTCGGATACACCGGCGGCAGCGTCACGTCGGCCGTGGGCACGATCGCCACCGCGATCTCGGCCCCGACCGGGTACGATACCGCGAGAAACGTCTCGACGTACAGTTTGCGGCGTTGGGCGATCTCACGCAGTTGCACGCTGGGCTCGATCGTTCCCCAGCCGGCGACCAGCAACTGACCCTGCTGAATCTCGTCGGCCACGACTTCGGCGTCGAACACTTGTTCCTCGGCCCGCGCGACCAGGTCCACCGCGATGATTCCCTCGCCGCAGAGTTGGCGCCGCTGACGCCGTGCTTCCTGCAGCGGCATGTACAGGCGTGCCAGGGTTTCCCAGACCTCGTGCTTGAGCGCGATCGCTTCGGCTTCGACGAGCAGCGCCTCGGCCTCAATGTACTCCGTCCGCATCAACGCCTGCTGCCCGCTCTCGCACAGTTCCTGGAGATCCATGCGAAAAGGTTACGGGCCGAAAGTCGCTCACGCGGCAACCGCGCCGCGGAGCGCCTCGACGTTGCCC
The genomic region above belongs to Planctomycetota bacterium and contains:
- a CDS encoding sugar ABC transporter permease, whose product is MPTEQVEGMLTDAGGKPRDPIEQGTQSPRVSDTKRLATGLAFITPNILGFLAFTLLPLLFAMGLAFTNWDLRLHNDMRVEQFGEAPLKFVGLDNFRDLLFEPTLPGQPGMVFGLVDGWTWNNSFWKYLGNTLFFMMATPFAIGLSLLSAMLLSKDLSGGNARNKRRMLIGGAMVAGVLLMVGGTLTVMRLGSPMNGMILLFCAAAATIIVLGTTVGQTVYRTIFYLPHFVAGVATFLLWKKLFNPEYGPLTMALRPILDRMTAFINAAPWLPLTLMWVTLGLGAAISFFGFAKLRKDYVEGDLGWRSAIIPFGVMLLPALLIFSWYDPLAEGTAMAARVAVLLYMAAVFAALVHAIIYMAGGQEIACKSVEGGGSAFMFAAVMLVGQLVLIGLTATLLQLPSWAAEPAGLEPPKWLADVHWAKPSIMFMGMWAAIGGNTMLLYIAALTNVPQELYEASEIDGAGRFGKFWNVTWPQLAPTTFFIVVMAVIGGLQGGFEMARVMTGGGPAGQTTTVSYYIFQEGFETGKLAYSSAIAWFLFFLVFTVTVFNWRFGNRYVND
- a CDS encoding carbohydrate ABC transporter permease, which produces MSLTGPRVGQSTEPGTLIDDAALTEQADLRDQEPPVQMDKPIGDLFRTSGLHLLLAFLSLIISLPFLWMVLTSLKTVAEVDYTTWIPEVPQWRNYLDVFDHNNPDPNRQGVKLHLFFRNSFFVAAWVTFLQVITSAFAAFSFARLKWPGRDKVFLLYLATMMLPGLIMSIPNYQIMIELGLVDTLPGLIIPAAFSAFGTFLLRQFMLTIPASLDEAAEIDGAGKLRLFFDIILPLSRPGIITLAIFTFMGNYNSFFWPLVMIKSEEKYPLQVGLLFFESSRGSSTHLLMAAVTLSVVPLIILFVAAQKYLVKGIQLGAVKG
- a CDS encoding M48 family metalloprotease, translated to MTFRFPTGGRRRPRRPGFGSMAKGRLLIAGAIALFAIVGFLMSGDENPITGKTQRVGLTEEQEVALGYQSKPQMINQMGGAHGPRSPKAEFLDTVGQVLLDRSGIQSRLDQEGIPWRFTFTLLEDDQTINAFALPGGPVFMTEALFDKLDNEAQIAGVLGHEIGHVIERHGAQRMAKEKLGQGLTQAAVVGTGDYSAAQIGQVVNGVIQSSYSRDQELESDAWGLEMMVDAGYDPREMIGVMQTLREASGDGPRGPQFMQTHPYPEDRIKAIEAWVARRFPDGVPTHLDSGTQLP